Proteins from a genomic interval of Lolium perenne isolate Kyuss_39 chromosome 1, Kyuss_2.0, whole genome shotgun sequence:
- the LOC127318459 gene encoding uncharacterized protein produces the protein MKKIQPHASPSASGNRSPFKDLTNTPIESNANTTSLQSDKKLSWYARLSDEKKAEYLQKRRVARQQTKAAKLSSFNSEHVSQSHDSSLPSVQCTPLSTVMNTDGTDTPASSLGTDHPAEQIIVGRKKRTGQGWYASLSEDKKEEYRKKQRQDRLHKKSEAHIVNMDLPQSSTIDHVSPVASYSPTISMSDEHKSQNGNAEQKKAVGEGWYARLSEHKKEEYLHKLRMSRLQKKTSTLGVNKDQPQPSNSQTLLRFMHVGTTQSIGTAQPDLSQVVDTPCTVPTRYDQNAIDWLHNNPTYQRRALVGKDICNKELTPTDMLEQESLKPTSYVSGRSLQMIDASSCKKRQRMRGQYAMMTPEQKDGVLHRNRAYKMVKQHTLSLHQQSGIAYVPAGSAYTSPSNPAIHVQPSRAHNPTDHRNSDGESDPAYISEPFEQCGRFEDNVDTMQEEEETMHDDDEESRIFSGLGDVFDSYRVTTDVPSK, from the exons ATGAAGAAAATACAGCCACATGCGTCCCCGTCTGCATCAGGGAACCGTTCCCCATTTAAAGATCTAACGAACACGCCTATAGAGAGCAATGCCAATACCACCAGTCTTCAGTCAGACAAGAAACTGAGCTGGTATGCCCGATTGTCTGATGAGAAGAAAGCGGAGTACCTCCAGAAACGGCGTGTAGCCCGTCAGCAAACTAAGGCAGCAAAACTCAGTAGTTTTAACTCCGAGCATGTATCTCAAAGTCATGATTCGTCGTTACCATCTGTTCAATGTACTCCTCTGAGCACTGTAATGAACACAG ATGGGACTGATACGCCTGCAAGCTCACTGGGGACTGATCATCCAGCGGAACAAATTATTGTCGGACGGAAGAAACGAACTGGACAGGGATGGTATGCTAGCCTATCTGAAGATAAGAAAGAAGAGTACCGCAAGAAACAACGGCAGGACCGACTCCACAAGAAATCTGAAGCTCACATTGTTAATATGGATTTACCCCAATCCTCTACTATTGATCATGTTTCACCTG TTGCATCCTATTCCCCTACAATCTCCATGAGTGATGAACATAAATCACAAAATGGGAATGCGGAACAGAAGAAAGCAGTTGGTGAAGGATGGTATGCCAGACTATCCGAACATAAGAAAGAAGAATATCTGCATAAGCTTCGGATGAGCCGTCTACAAAAGAAAACTTCAACTCTTGGTGTGAATAAAGATCAACCGCAACCATCCAACTCGCAAACTTTACTTC GTTTTATGCATGTTGGAACAACACAATCCATTGGAACAGCACAACCCGACCTCAGCCAGGTGGTGGACACGCCATGCACTGTACCTACTAGATATGATCAAAATGCTATTGACTGGCTGCACAACAATCCAACTTACCAACGTCGGGCACTGGTTGGCAAAGATATATGTAACAAAGAACTAACTCCAACGGATATGCTGGAGCAAGAAAGCCTCAAGCCAACAAGTTATGTCTCAGGTCGCTCCCTTCAAATGATAG ATGCTTCTTCTTGCAAGAAACGACAGCGTATGAGGGGACAATATGCAATGATGACACCGGAACAGAAAGATGGTGTGTTGCATAGGAATCGTGCTTATAAGATGGTTAAACAACATACCCTCTCATTGCATCAGCAATCTGGCATTGCTTATGTACCTGCTGGATCCGCATACACTTCACCATCTAACCCTGCCATCCATGTACAACCATCTAGAGCACATAACCCTACAG ATCACAGAAACAGTGATGGTGAATCTGATCCTGCATACATTTCTGAACCATTTGAACAATGTGGCAGGTTCGAAG ATAATGTGGACACCatgcaagaggaggaagaaacaaTGCACGATGACGACGAGGAGTCAAGGATTTTTAGTGGTCTAG GCGATGTGTTCGATTCTTACAGAGTGACAACTGATGTTCCTTCAAAGTAA
- the LOC127318480 gene encoding uncharacterized protein: MASVKPLVAIALLLLVAVLMVADAQPAPKIDCPSACKARCAKNDRKNEMCNKDCNICCGKCNCVPSGTGQDTRYECPCYANLVDSKNGKPKCP, translated from the exons ATGGCGTCCGTCAAGCCTCTTGTTGCCatcgccctcctcctccttgtcGCCGTTCTCATGGTTGCGGACGCGCAGCCGGCACCCAAGATAG ATTGCCCATCCGCGTGCAAGGCTCGTTGCGCAAAGAACGATAGGAAGAACGAGATGTGCAATAAGGACTGCAACATCTGCTGTGGCAAGTGCAACTGCGTCCCCTCCGGCACCGGCCAGGACACACGCTACGAATGTCCCTGCTACGCCAACCTCGTCGACTCCAAGAACGGCAAACCCAAGTGCCCCTAG